The following coding sequences lie in one Dehalococcoidia bacterium genomic window:
- the dut gene encoding dUTP diphosphatase, whose product MELKVKKLRPDAQLPRRATPLSTGLDLFACTGVDDAVRLDSTPKMIGTGIAVEFPPGYDIQIRPRSGLSSKGVGVTLGTIDSDYRGEVMVTMYMMTPGAGFEIRHGDRIAQMVIHKLADVDIIEATGLSPTERGVGGHGSTGR is encoded by the coding sequence ATGGAATTGAAAGTCAAAAAGTTGCGTCCGGATGCTCAGCTTCCACGACGGGCCACCCCTTTATCGACCGGGCTGGACCTGTTCGCATGCACCGGTGTCGACGATGCCGTAAGGCTCGATTCGACTCCCAAGATGATCGGGACAGGCATCGCCGTCGAGTTCCCGCCCGGGTACGATATCCAGATTCGCCCCCGCTCCGGCCTGTCTTCAAAAGGCGTGGGCGTAACGCTCGGCACAATCGACAGTGATTACAGGGGCGAGGTCATGGTAACAATGTATATGATGACACCCGGCGCCGGATTCGAGATCAGACACGGTGACCGAATAGCGCAGATGGTTATCCACAAACTGGCCGATGTCGATATCATTGAAGCGACGGGGCTCTCGCCAACGGAGCGGGGCGTCGGGGGTCACGGCTCAACGGGGCGATAA
- a CDS encoding PQQ-binding-like beta-propeller repeat protein has protein sequence MKFKSLSIVLILVCGCLLLTGCFGASASPKGWSGPVAHNGSLYVGTMQGKVVAFDDIGADGNHYIRWSYPDETTIPYLYSDPIIDSGSIYIGCYTGKVYVINASRGYREWIYPSEGYLGAIVGSAAVADGTLYFGSSDKKLYAVNIATRTQLSWSPFETGGKIWSTPVVYNGTVFFGSFDRNVYAIDAASGAKRWEFSTEGAIVGTPIIYNDILYFGSLDQKLYAVDVATGKLKSGFTPFKADNWFWAQAVAHNGSIIAASLGGTIYALDAESGAKLWEEETEGTIRGTPALVNNRIVVGTDEGSSRGRVYCFDADTGEKLWQYPSADVDPMYSIHASIGSEGNVVYVHTTNQKIYAFDVEQMGTEARYLWTMSTGGGE, from the coding sequence ATGAAGTTTAAATCTCTATCGATAGTTCTTATCTTAGTGTGCGGCTGCTTACTGCTTACCGGCTGCTTCGGCGCCTCGGCCTCGCCAAAGGGCTGGTCCGGCCCGGTTGCTCATAATGGATCCCTCTATGTCGGGACTATGCAGGGGAAGGTTGTGGCGTTCGATGACATAGGCGCCGACGGCAATCATTACATACGGTGGAGCTATCCGGATGAGACAACGATTCCTTATCTATATAGCGATCCCATTATCGATAGCGGCTCAATCTATATAGGATGTTACACGGGCAAGGTCTATGTGATCAATGCCAGCCGCGGGTATAGGGAATGGATATATCCGTCGGAAGGCTACCTGGGGGCTATTGTCGGTAGTGCGGCAGTCGCCGATGGGACGCTTTATTTCGGGAGTTCGGACAAAAAGCTGTACGCGGTGAATATAGCTACGAGGACGCAACTCTCCTGGTCGCCGTTCGAGACCGGTGGCAAGATATGGTCAACGCCGGTCGTTTATAATGGAACAGTATTCTTCGGCTCTTTCGATCGTAATGTTTATGCGATAGACGCAGCCAGCGGGGCCAAGCGCTGGGAGTTCTCCACCGAAGGCGCGATAGTGGGCACCCCGATAATCTACAACGACATTTTGTATTTCGGCTCTCTCGACCAGAAGCTTTATGCTGTCGATGTTGCTACGGGAAAATTGAAAAGCGGATTCACGCCATTCAAAGCGGATAACTGGTTCTGGGCTCAGGCTGTGGCACATAACGGGAGCATAATCGCGGCAAGCCTCGGCGGCACGATTTACGCACTGGATGCCGAGAGTGGCGCTAAGCTCTGGGAAGAAGAGACGGAGGGCACTATACGGGGCACACCGGCCCTCGTGAATAATCGTATTGTCGTAGGCACCGACGAAGGGTCAAGCCGAGGCCGTGTCTATTGCTTCGATGCCGATACGGGCGAAAAGCTTTGGCAGTATCCTTCAGCGGACGTAGACCCGATGTATTCTATCCATGCGTCCATTGGTTCTGAAGGCAATGTGGTCTATGTGCATACAACTAATCAGAAAATCTATGCTTTTGATGTGGAGCAGATGGGAACAGAAGCGCGATATCTATGGACTATGTCCACCGGCGGTGGTGAATGA
- the rpmH gene encoding 50S ribosomal protein L34 produces the protein MPKRTWQPKKTSRKRVHGFLERMSTKGGRLVLRRRRLKGRWRLTPS, from the coding sequence ATGCCTAAACGTACTTGGCAACCGAAAAAAACATCCAGAAAACGGGTTCATGGTTTTCTTGAGCGTATGAGCACCAAGGGCGGGCGACTGGTGCTGCGGAGGCGGCGGCTTAAGGGACGCTGGAGACTGACTCCATCGTAA
- the yidD gene encoding membrane protein insertion efficiency factor YidD, which yields MKKYLLGLISFYQQTISQVRPHSCRFVPTCSQYTFESIERYGIVRGVWAGAKRLARCHPFNEGGYDPVR from the coding sequence GTGAAAAAGTATTTATTAGGATTAATATCCTTTTATCAACAGACTATATCTCAGGTAAGACCTCATAGCTGTCGTTTTGTTCCGACCTGTTCTCAATACACTTTTGAATCGATCGAGCGCTACGGCATCGTTCGCGGCGTCTGGGCCGGGGCGAAACGTCTTGCCAGATGTCATCCGTTTAATGAGGGCGGTTATGATCCGGTACGCTAA
- a CDS encoding GIY-YIG nuclease family protein yields MKKQYYIYIMTNQGNSTLYTGVTNNLKRRSYEHKEKLAEGFTKKYNLTKLVYYEFCDDVKSAINREKQLKGGSRKSKLTLVSHFNPDWHDLYEEL; encoded by the coding sequence GTGAAAAAGCAATACTACATCTACATAATGACCAACCAGGGAAATTCCACACTATATACCGGCGTCACTAACAATTTAAAGAGAAGGTCTTACGAACACAAGGAAAAGCTCGCCGAAGGATTCACCAAAAAGTATAACTTAACGAAGCTCGTATATTACGAGTTTTGTGACGACGTAAAAAGCGCTATAAACAGAGAGAAGCAGCTAAAAGGTGGCTCAAGGAAAAGCAAGCTTACACTAGTAAGTCACTTCAATCCGGACTGGCACGACCTATACGAAGAGCTATAG
- the rnpA gene encoding ribonuclease P protein component, producing the protein MKKAARLKGKKEFDTVFTEGRSWANNFVVLRAVPNSAGVNRYGIVAGRRLGSAVVRNKAKRRLRAMVSSIAVREGWDIVLVARKAAVETDYHTLEKAARDLFARARLLGEDERAE; encoded by the coding sequence ATGAAAAAAGCAGCGCGGCTTAAAGGTAAGAAGGAGTTTGACACAGTATTTACCGAAGGCAGGTCTTGGGCCAATAACTTCGTAGTGCTAAGGGCTGTGCCCAATAGCGCTGGTGTGAACCGGTATGGTATTGTGGCGGGGCGCAGGCTGGGGAGCGCGGTAGTGCGCAACAAAGCTAAACGGCGGTTGAGGGCGATGGTATCAAGTATCGCGGTGAGAGAGGGTTGGGATATAGTGCTGGTCGCGCGGAAAGCCGCCGTGGAAACAGATTATCATACACTGGAGAAGGCCGCACGAGATTTGTTTGCCCGGGCGAGGCTGCTGGGTGAGGATGAGAGAGCGGAGTGA
- a CDS encoding TrpB-like pyridoxal phosphate-dependent enzyme, producing the protein MDTKIQLTEKEMPQQWYNIQADLPKPMPPVLHPGTGKPIGPQDLAPLFPMECIKQEVSQERWIDIPEELQDIYKIWRPTPLVRAKRWEKALGTPAKIYYKWEGVSPAGSHKPNTAVAQAYYCKQEGVKRITTETGAGQWGSALSFATNLFGIECKIYMVRISYDQKPYRKMMMQVWGGKCVASPSNDTKAGRDILAKDPNSPGSLGIAISEAVEDAVQREDTKYSLGSVLNHVLLHQTVIGLETLKQFEKIGEYPDIAIGCVGGGSNFGGFIMPFARDKITKGKKTRIIAVEPTACPTMTRGLYKYDFGDTACTTPLIKMFTLGHGFIPAPIHAGGLRYHGMAPLVCHLYDLKLVEAVALKQNPCFEAGVSFARAEGHIPAPEASHAIRCAMDEALKCKESGEAKTIVFNNSGHGHFDLSSYEKYFAGNLEDTELSDAEIKKALADLPNVGE; encoded by the coding sequence ATGGATACCAAGATCCAACTGACAGAGAAAGAGATGCCGCAGCAGTGGTACAACATACAGGCGGATTTGCCCAAGCCCATGCCGCCGGTGCTGCACCCTGGTACAGGCAAGCCCATAGGTCCCCAGGACCTGGCTCCTCTCTTTCCCATGGAATGTATAAAGCAAGAGGTCAGCCAGGAACGCTGGATTGACATCCCCGAGGAACTTCAGGATATCTACAAGATATGGCGCCCCACCCCCCTCGTGCGCGCCAAGCGCTGGGAGAAGGCCCTGGGCACCCCGGCCAAGATATATTACAAGTGGGAGGGCGTGAGCCCCGCCGGGAGCCACAAGCCCAACACCGCCGTGGCGCAGGCATATTACTGCAAGCAGGAAGGCGTCAAGCGCATAACCACGGAGACCGGCGCCGGCCAGTGGGGCAGCGCGCTATCGTTCGCCACCAATCTGTTCGGTATCGAGTGTAAGATTTACATGGTGCGCATCAGCTACGACCAGAAGCCCTACCGCAAAATGATGATGCAGGTATGGGGCGGCAAGTGCGTGGCCAGCCCAAGCAACGATACTAAAGCCGGACGTGATATCCTGGCCAAGGATCCTAACTCCCCCGGCTCGCTGGGTATAGCCATCAGCGAGGCCGTGGAAGACGCGGTCCAGCGTGAGGACACTAAATACTCGCTGGGAAGCGTTCTGAACCATGTGCTGCTGCACCAGACCGTCATAGGCCTTGAGACCCTCAAGCAGTTCGAGAAGATCGGCGAGTATCCCGATATCGCCATCGGCTGCGTCGGCGGCGGCTCCAACTTCGGCGGGTTCATCATGCCGTTTGCGCGCGATAAGATCACCAAGGGCAAGAAGACCCGCATCATCGCCGTCGAGCCCACCGCCTGTCCGACCATGACCCGCGGCCTGTACAAATACGACTTCGGCGACACGGCCTGCACCACGCCTCTGATCAAGATGTTCACGCTGGGACACGGATTCATACCGGCTCCGATCCACGCCGGCGGCCTGCGCTACCACGGCATGGCCCCTCTGGTGTGCCATCTTTACGATCTGAAGCTCGTCGAGGCCGTAGCGTTGAAACAAAATCCCTGCTTCGAGGCCGGAGTCAGCTTCGCCAGGGCCGAGGGACATATCCCCGCTCCGGAAGCGTCGCACGCCATCCGTTGCGCCATGGACGAGGCTCTCAAGTGTAAGGAATCCGGCGAGGCCAAGACCATAGTGTTTAACAACAGCGGACACGGGCACTTTGACTTGAGCTCATACGAGAAGTACTTCGCGGGCAATCTGGAGGATACCGAGCTGTCCGACGCGGAAATCAAGAAAGCGCTCGCGGACCTGCCTAACGTCGGCGAATAG
- a CDS encoding 50S ribosomal protein L25 gives MKQDELKANTRVVTGKKVKALRREGVIPINLYGPKMESISLQAETDVLRRLINKSGRNALISLKIEGDKKAKQVILRDVQRDALNGKLLHVDLFQVDMSHKLRVDVPIQFVGESAAAKSKRGMFIENMSSLHIEALPADIPQHIEVDISVLVEMGQAIHVRDLKLDSKLLVLNEPEQVIAKVMEAKIEVEPVAAAVPEEGEAAEGAEAAEGEAKKEGAAEPAKAEAKGKAKPEAEKKK, from the coding sequence GTGAAACAGGATGAACTCAAGGCAAATACCAGGGTCGTCACAGGGAAAAAGGTGAAAGCCCTTCGGCGCGAGGGGGTTATACCGATAAACCTGTACGGTCCTAAGATGGAATCGATATCGCTTCAGGCCGAGACCGACGTGTTGAGGCGTTTGATCAACAAATCCGGCCGCAACGCATTGATCTCTCTCAAGATCGAGGGAGACAAGAAAGCCAAGCAGGTAATTCTGCGCGATGTGCAGCGCGACGCATTGAACGGCAAGTTGCTGCATGTAGACCTTTTCCAGGTCGATATGAGCCACAAGCTCCGTGTCGACGTTCCTATTCAGTTCGTCGGCGAATCGGCGGCGGCCAAGAGCAAGCGCGGCATGTTTATAGAAAACATGTCCTCCTTACACATCGAAGCCCTTCCCGCCGATATCCCGCAGCATATTGAGGTCGACATCTCGGTGCTGGTAGAGATGGGCCAGGCGATTCACGTGCGCGATCTGAAACTGGACAGCAAGCTTTTAGTGCTTAACGAGCCCGAGCAGGTCATCGCCAAGGTCATGGAAGCCAAGATCGAGGTTGAGCCTGTGGCGGCGGCTGTTCCCGAGGAGGGTGAAGCGGCTGAGGGCGCAGAGGCGGCTGAGGGGGAGGCCAAGAAAGAGGGTGCTGCCGAGCCGGCCAAGGCCGAGGCCAAAGGAAAGGCAAAACCCGAGGCTGAGAAGAAAAAATAG
- a CDS encoding trypsin-like peptidase domain-containing protein yields the protein MSKIKTAFAVTLIVLSIAIVGCTSGGINISIPTPNSSATASPEDYNLPTITNVVDEANPAVVSIVVGTVSYNWFMQPVPSESAGSGVIIDGDGYIVTNNHVVEDSTSITVSLTDGRSFDATLVGTDPYTDLAIVKIDGGNLPTASLGDSDALRVGDWVIAIGNALALEGGPTVTVGVVSALGRTIEVDSDTTLYDLIQTDAAINPGNSGGPLINLNGEVIGINTAKISSVEVSGVGFAISSNSAVPIIEELISKGYVSRPYLGVSLVTVTPAIVNTYDLRVDTGAMIYYMNQGTPASNAGLRPGDVIVAFDNVEIETADDAIQAIRNHSVGDTVEVKYYRGNSLQSAWVTLAERPH from the coding sequence ATGTCCAAGATAAAAACTGCGTTCGCCGTAACACTTATCGTCCTATCGATAGCCATCGTAGGTTGCACATCAGGCGGCATAAATATCTCTATTCCAACCCCAAACTCTTCGGCTACCGCATCGCCCGAGGACTACAACCTGCCTACTATCACCAACGTTGTAGACGAGGCAAACCCCGCCGTCGTCTCTATTGTAGTAGGCACGGTCTCCTACAACTGGTTCATGCAGCCCGTGCCCTCCGAATCCGCCGGCTCGGGTGTAATCATCGACGGGGACGGATACATCGTGACCAACAACCACGTGGTCGAGGACAGCACCAGCATCACGGTCAGCCTCACCGACGGGAGAAGCTTCGACGCAACCCTCGTCGGCACCGACCCTTACACCGATCTCGCCATCGTAAAAATCGACGGGGGCAATCTGCCCACAGCTTCGCTCGGCGACTCCGACGCGCTCAGGGTCGGCGACTGGGTCATAGCTATCGGCAACGCCCTGGCACTCGAGGGCGGCCCCACCGTGACGGTGGGCGTGGTCAGCGCCCTGGGCCGCACAATAGAAGTTGACAGCGACACGACCCTTTACGACCTGATCCAGACCGACGCCGCCATCAACCCCGGCAACAGCGGCGGCCCGCTGATAAACCTGAACGGTGAGGTCATCGGCATCAATACCGCCAAGATATCGTCGGTCGAGGTCTCCGGCGTCGGATTCGCCATAAGTTCCAACAGCGCGGTCCCGATAATAGAAGAGCTCATCAGCAAAGGCTATGTCTCGCGGCCTTACCTCGGTGTATCTCTGGTCACGGTCACGCCTGCTATCGTGAACACGTACGATTTGAGAGTCGATACGGGCGCGATGATCTACTACATGAATCAGGGGACGCCGGCATCCAACGCCGGACTCAGGCCGGGCGACGTTATCGTCGCGTTTGACAACGTCGAGATAGAGACCGCGGACGATGCCATCCAGGCGATCCGAAACCATAGTGTGGGCGACACTGTCGAGGTCAAATACTATCGCGGCAACAGCCTGCAGTCCGCCTGGGTCACTCTGGCCGAAAGGCCGCATTAA
- the ileS gene encoding isoleucine--tRNA ligase, with translation MFEPVSSRVNFPEMEKRIIAFWKEKRIFERSVEERDASNLYVLYEGPPTANASPGVHHVLSRVFKDVMPRYKTMKGFRAPRKAGWDTHGLPVELSIEKKLGFTSKEDIEKYGVEAFNKLCRESVFSYVKEWNEMTERIGYWVDMERPYVTLDNGYIETGWWVIKQLWDKGLVYQGYRVTPHCPRCGTSLSSHEVALGYDEVDDPSVYIKFKIVADSSNVLKGTDLAKKPAYLLAWTTTPWTLPGNTALAVAPNEDYAVMEGEDDYLIMAAKLVGIVGLEGYSEVGRVSGASLEGVAYEPLFNPDKFGIERRRFDKDGSLVLQEPQADLSYRAIAADFVSMEDGTGIVHIAPSFGEDDFSVGMEKGLNFVRDYVGLDGVIKGSYDFAGKFVKDADPLIIKDLKIRGHLYRKGKIKHTYPFCWRCATPLLYYAKPSWYIRTTARKERLISGNDEINWYPEHIKEGRFGDWLEHNVDWACSRERYWGTPLPVWRCEGCGHDECVGSIDDLKGRPGLAGMMEPLDLHRPFVDEITFDCQKCRSKMRRVSDVLDAWFDSGAMPVAQWHYPFENKDTFEKFFPADYICEAVDQTRGWFYTLHALSTLLFDKPCYRNVICLGHILDAKGEKMSKSKGNVVEPAKVLDKQGADALRWYLLTSSPAGSPRRFSAELVAETQRKFLSTLWNTYSFFVLYANIDKFDPRAAGDVKIEAELDRWILSDLNQLIDYVDKSLAGYDPTAAGRRIQEFVDDLSNWYVRRSRRRFWKSESDTDKMSAYVTLYQCLVTLSKLIAPFTPFVAEEIYRNLVLPVDAGAPESVHLAAFPVADLSKVDEALSQDIHLAMKICSMGRAARSRAGIKVRQPLAMALVKVRSKSEKDGVERVKPQVLEELNVKDICCVDDEKAFADAARFEANEDGGYWVAIDKAITPELADEGLVREVVHRIQTMRKDAGFEIADYITTYYEPNALIDRVLKNADLVAYIKQETLSHDFVESIPSEAYKETHKIEGREITLGVKR, from the coding sequence ATGTTTGAACCGGTATCGAGCAGGGTGAATTTCCCGGAGATGGAAAAGCGCATCATCGCTTTCTGGAAAGAAAAGCGCATATTTGAGCGCAGCGTTGAGGAGCGCGACGCATCGAATCTGTATGTGCTGTACGAAGGCCCCCCCACCGCCAACGCCAGCCCCGGGGTGCACCACGTTCTGTCGCGCGTGTTCAAGGATGTCATGCCGCGCTACAAGACGATGAAGGGCTTCCGCGCGCCGCGCAAGGCGGGCTGGGACACGCACGGCCTTCCCGTGGAGCTGTCGATCGAGAAGAAGCTGGGGTTCACCTCCAAGGAAGATATCGAGAAGTACGGCGTGGAGGCCTTCAACAAGCTGTGCCGCGAGAGCGTGTTCAGCTACGTGAAAGAGTGGAACGAGATGACCGAGCGCATCGGCTACTGGGTGGATATGGAGCGCCCGTATGTCACGCTCGATAATGGCTATATCGAGACGGGATGGTGGGTGATAAAACAGCTCTGGGATAAGGGGCTGGTGTATCAGGGCTACCGCGTCACCCCCCACTGCCCGCGCTGCGGCACCTCCCTCAGTTCGCACGAGGTGGCGCTGGGCTACGACGAGGTCGACGACCCGTCGGTGTATATCAAATTTAAGATTGTCGCCGATTCGTCGAATGTCTTAAAAGGCACCGATTTGGCTAAAAAACCCGCCTATTTGCTGGCGTGGACTACGACACCATGGACACTGCCGGGAAACACCGCTTTAGCAGTCGCGCCGAACGAGGATTACGCGGTGATGGAAGGTGAGGACGACTACCTTATCATGGCTGCCAAGCTGGTCGGCATCGTCGGGCTGGAGGGCTACAGCGAGGTCGGCAGGGTCTCAGGCGCTTCGCTCGAGGGCGTAGCCTACGAGCCGCTGTTCAATCCGGACAAGTTCGGTATAGAGCGCAGGCGTTTCGATAAAGACGGGTCGCTGGTGTTGCAGGAGCCGCAGGCCGATCTGTCATATCGCGCCATCGCCGCCGATTTCGTTTCGATGGAGGATGGTACCGGCATCGTGCATATCGCGCCGTCGTTCGGCGAGGACGACTTCTCCGTGGGCATGGAGAAGGGTCTCAATTTCGTTCGCGACTATGTCGGTCTGGACGGTGTGATAAAAGGTAGCTACGACTTCGCCGGGAAGTTCGTTAAGGACGCCGACCCGCTCATCATCAAGGATTTGAAAATACGAGGACATTTGTATCGCAAGGGAAAGATAAAACATACCTACCCGTTCTGCTGGCGCTGCGCCACGCCGCTGCTGTATTATGCGAAACCTTCGTGGTATATCAGGACGACGGCCAGGAAGGAGCGGCTGATTTCCGGCAACGATGAGATCAACTGGTACCCGGAGCACATCAAGGAGGGCCGCTTCGGCGACTGGCTGGAGCATAATGTAGACTGGGCCTGCTCGCGCGAGCGCTACTGGGGCACGCCGCTGCCGGTTTGGCGCTGCGAGGGCTGCGGGCATGACGAGTGCGTCGGCAGTATCGACGATCTCAAGGGGCGACCGGGGCTCGCTGGTATGATGGAGCCTCTCGATTTGCACCGGCCGTTCGTCGATGAGATAACGTTCGATTGCCAAAAATGTCGATCGAAGATGCGCCGCGTGAGCGATGTTCTCGATGCGTGGTTCGACTCAGGCGCAATGCCGGTGGCGCAATGGCACTACCCGTTCGAGAACAAGGACACGTTCGAAAAATTCTTCCCCGCCGACTACATCTGCGAGGCGGTGGACCAGACGCGCGGCTGGTTCTACACGCTGCACGCGCTCTCGACGCTGCTCTTCGATAAGCCGTGCTACCGCAACGTCATCTGTCTCGGTCATATCCTCGACGCCAAGGGCGAGAAGATGAGCAAGTCGAAAGGGAACGTCGTCGAGCCGGCCAAGGTGCTGGACAAGCAGGGCGCGGACGCGCTGCGCTGGTACCTGCTGACCTCTTCGCCAGCGGGCAGCCCGCGCCGCTTCTCCGCGGAGCTGGTGGCCGAGACGCAGCGCAAGTTCCTCAGCACGCTGTGGAACACGTATTCGTTCTTCGTGCTCTACGCCAATATCGACAAGTTCGATCCGCGCGCGGCGGGCGACGTGAAGATAGAGGCCGAGCTCGACCGCTGGATACTCTCCGACCTGAACCAGCTTATCGATTATGTTGACAAGTCGCTGGCAGGGTACGACCCTACCGCGGCCGGGCGCCGCATCCAGGAGTTCGTGGACGACCTGTCCAACTGGTACGTCAGGCGCAGCCGCCGCCGCTTCTGGAAGAGCGAGAGCGACACTGATAAGATGTCGGCCTACGTAACGCTTTATCAATGTCTGGTCACGCTGTCGAAACTTATTGCTCCGTTCACCCCGTTCGTGGCGGAGGAGATATACCGCAATCTGGTTCTCCCGGTCGACGCTGGAGCGCCGGAGAGCGTGCACCTGGCTGCGTTCCCTGTGGCCGATTTATCGAAAGTCGACGAGGCGTTGTCGCAGGACATTCATCTGGCGATGAAGATATGCAGCATGGGCCGCGCCGCACGGAGCAGGGCCGGCATCAAGGTGCGCCAGCCGCTGGCGATGGCGTTGGTCAAGGTTCGTTCCAAGAGCGAGAAAGACGGTGTCGAGCGCGTAAAGCCTCAGGTGCTGGAGGAGCTCAACGTGAAGGATATATGCTGCGTCGACGACGAGAAGGCGTTTGCGGATGCGGCACGCTTCGAGGCCAACGAGGATGGCGGCTACTGGGTGGCCATCGATAAGGCGATAACGCCTGAGCTGGCCGACGAGGGGCTGGTGCGCGAGGTCGTGCACCGCATACAGACGATGCGCAAGGATGCAGGCTTCGAGATTGCCGATTATATTACGACTTACTACGAGCCTAATGCGCTGATCGACCGTGTGTTGAAGAACGCCGACCTCGTCGCGTACATCAAGCAGGAGACGCTCTCGCACGATTTCGTCGAGAGCATCCCGTCGGAGGCATATAAGGAAACGCACAAGATAGAGGGGCGGGAGATAACGCTGGGGGTGAAGCGGTAG
- the jag gene encoding RNA-binding cell elongation regulator Jag/EloR has product MDSLEKSAKTVDEAVELALADLGASRDEVDIVVLKEGRSGFLGIGGGGATVRVSRRHAEETVREAVSVAKEILEKLLSLMGIEAGVEETQSGDSGRAQFNLELKGDDLGVLIGRRGQTLASLQYLLYLMAGHRLKVHVPLTIDVEGYLERRSESLQTLAQRMAERVVTTGQIAVMEPMTPRERRIIHLALKDYKGVVTQSIGEGDYRKVTIVPHK; this is encoded by the coding sequence ATGGACAGTCTCGAGAAAAGCGCCAAGACCGTAGACGAAGCCGTAGAGCTGGCACTCGCAGACCTCGGCGCAAGTCGTGATGAAGTCGATATAGTTGTTCTTAAAGAAGGCAGAAGCGGGTTTCTGGGGATTGGCGGGGGTGGAGCCACTGTCAGGGTATCGCGCCGTCATGCCGAGGAGACGGTTAGGGAGGCGGTCTCCGTAGCCAAAGAAATCCTTGAAAAGTTGCTTTCTCTTATGGGGATCGAGGCGGGGGTCGAGGAGACGCAATCCGGCGACAGCGGCCGCGCGCAGTTCAACCTCGAGCTAAAAGGGGATGACCTGGGTGTGCTGATAGGGAGGCGGGGTCAGACCCTGGCGTCGCTGCAATATCTACTCTACCTCATGGCAGGACATCGTTTAAAGGTTCATGTCCCTCTGACCATTGATGTAGAGGGATACTTGGAAAGGCGCAGCGAATCCCTGCAGACCCTGGCCCAGCGCATGGCGGAGCGCGTTGTCACCACGGGGCAGATAGCGGTGATGGAACCCATGACGCCGCGGGAGCGCAGGATAATTCATCTGGCGCTGAAGGACTACAAAGGCGTGGTTACCCAGAGCATCGGCGAGGGCGACTATCGCAAAGTTACTATCGTTCCTCATAAGTAA
- a CDS encoding YidC/Oxa1 family membrane protein insertase, producing the protein MTTERPKMQMPKGAFPKLGKKNIILLIIVAALVVISLTVGIMDLWNIVLLQPMLNFLIILSNIFFDNFGIAIIVLVIIVRLLMLPITLKQLHSTKAMSSLQPKLQEIQKKYGGDKVKLQQEMSRIYKESGVNPIGCLWPMLIQFPIWIALYQSILKALAATPEELMSLSDRLYSSSFIISAVPLNETFLWLNLGQPDKFYVMAVLVAASMWVLQKMSTMPTSDPKQQSMNNMLTWMMPLMFGFFTISFPSGLALFWFVSNLIGIITQYFITGWGSLSFKKRAVVPAPAASGISGIELSKGADIKGKEVSGGVNQEGLADGQSREKRQDRRRSRRAGTRRPRRKS; encoded by the coding sequence ATGACCACTGAAAGACCGAAGATGCAGATGCCCAAGGGGGCCTTTCCCAAACTGGGCAAGAAGAATATTATTCTACTCATCATTGTCGCGGCCCTCGTCGTCATCTCCTTGACCGTCGGCATAATGGACTTATGGAACATCGTATTGCTCCAGCCCATGCTCAACTTCCTCATCATCCTGTCGAACATCTTCTTCGATAATTTCGGCATCGCTATCATCGTATTGGTGATCATAGTCCGGCTGCTGATGCTCCCTATAACATTGAAGCAGCTGCATTCGACCAAGGCCATGTCGTCGCTCCAGCCCAAGCTGCAGGAGATACAAAAGAAGTACGGGGGCGATAAGGTTAAGCTCCAGCAGGAGATGTCCAGGATATACAAGGAATCCGGCGTTAACCCTATAGGATGCCTTTGGCCCATGCTTATCCAGTTCCCTATTTGGATAGCGCTCTATCAATCGATATTGAAGGCGTTGGCGGCGACGCCTGAAGAACTGATGAGCCTCTCCGACAGGCTGTATTCTTCCTCCTTTATTATCAGTGCGGTGCCGTTAAACGAGACGTTTCTCTGGCTTAATCTGGGACAGCCGGATAAATTCTACGTCATGGCAGTGCTGGTGGCCGCCAGCATGTGGGTGCTGCAGAAGATGTCCACAATGCCCACATCCGATCCCAAGCAGCAATCCATGAATAACATGCTGACATGGATGATGCCGCTGATGTTCGGTTTCTTCACTATAAGCTTCCCCAGCGGATTGGCCCTGTTCTGGTTCGTATCGAATCTTATCGGCATAATAACTCAGTATTTTATTACCGGATGGGGGTCGCTCTCCTTCAAGAAGAGGGCCGTGGTGCCGGCGCCGGCCGCGTCGGGTATATCAGGAATAGAACTCTCCAAAGGAGCGGATATCAAGGGCAAAGAGGTCTCCGGAGGAGTTAATCAGGAGGGGTTGGCGGATGGACAGTCTCGAGAAAAGCGCCAAGACCGTAGACGAAGCCGTAGAGCTGGCACTCGCAGACCTCGGCGCAAGTCGTGA